The Papaver somniferum cultivar HN1 chromosome 3, ASM357369v1, whole genome shotgun sequence genome includes a region encoding these proteins:
- the LOC113355494 gene encoding protein GRAVITROPIC IN THE LIGHT 1-like has protein sequence MVLEMDSSTKPAPQPQISEMFSKFALALKTRTVEFFAEDEEYEEESDYEGVIPLLDSPEEVITGQRVVVIKPDVIPIPKHIQQNCLSSLFATISSFEASYLQLQTAHSPFDSGNIKTADKSLVSHLQKCSEIKHNYRDYVKSSRLTPPKLPFGSQYEAQVNENQSILRTLGLLVDRLQCEIDLKDGQVSNMKQKLDQIEKENSLMKVKSLSGGGGDEVSLSISLFDSVLRDACKSTHRFCKHLIDLMEKVGWDLKLAANSVYPNVEYVKNGHTRYAFLSYVFLEMFRGFDSEGFGIQGGSHDSNGGGGGNKFYLRQYVEHGKVDAMEMLRKNPNCSFAKFCENKYQQLIHPTMESSLFKNMDQNEFILNSWKSSASFYESFVDMANLIWMLHKLAFSFDPVVEIFQVEQGVDFSMVYMENIVKKSVSTSKTRGKVGFTVIPGFKIGCTVIQCQVYLT, from the coding sequence atggTGCTTGAAATGGATTCTTCAACAAAACCAGCACCACAACCACAAATCTCAGAAATGTTCAGTAAATTCGCTCTTGCTCTCAAAACAAGAACAGTTGAATTCTTCGCAGAAGACGAagaatacgaagaagaatcagatTATGAAGGAGTTATTCCATTATTAGACTCACCAGAAGAAGTAATAACTGGTCAAAGAGTTGTGGTAATCAAACCAGACGTTATTCCGATTCCAAAACATATTCAACAGAATTGTTTATCATCATTGTTTGCTACAATCTCATCATTTGAAGCATCTTATCTTCAATTACAAACAGCTCATTCACCATTTGATTCAGGTAATATCAAGACTGCTGATAAATCTTTAGTTTCTCATTTACAGAAATGTTCTGAAATTAAACATAATTATAGAGATTATGTTAAGAGTTCTAGGTTAACTCCTCCTAAGCTTCCTTTTGGATCTCAATATGAAGCTCAAGTTAATGAGAATCAAAGTATTTTGAGGACTTTAGGTTTGCTTGTTGATAGATTACAATGTGAAATAGATCTTAAGGATGGTCAAGTTAGCAATATGAAACAAAAGTTGGATCAGATTGAGAAAGAAAATTCATTAATGAAAGTGAAATCCttgtctggtggtggtggtgatgaggtTTCGTTATCGATTAGTCTGTTTGATTCGGTTTTACGTGATGCTTGTAAATCAACTCATAGGTTTTGTAAACATTTGATTGATTTGATGGAGAAAGTAGGATGGGATTTGAAATTGGCTGCCAATTCTGTTTATCCTAATGTTGAGTATGTCAAAAATGGTCATACTCGATATGCATTTCTTTCGTATGTTTTCTTAGAGATGTTTAGAGGTTTTGATTCGGAAGGGTTTGGTATTCAAGGAGGGAGTCATGATtccaatggtggtggtggaggtaacAAATTCTACTTGAGGCAATATGTCGAGCATGGAAAGGTTGATGCAATGGAGATGTTAAGGAAGAATCCGAATTGTAGTTTTGCAAAATTTTGTGAAAACAAGTATCAACAGCTTATACATCCTACTATGGAATCATCTCTttttaaaaatatggatcagaatGAATTCATATTGAATTCGTGGAAATCGTCTGCTTCTTTTTATGAGTCATTCGTTGATATGGCTAACTTGATATGGATGCTTCATAAATTGGCATTTTCATTCGATCCAGTTGTTGAGATTTTTCAGGTGGAGCAAGGGGTTGATTTCTCCATGGTTTACATGGAAAATATTGTGAAGAAAAGCGTCTCGACTAGTAAAACAAGAGGGAAGGTTGGGTTCACTGTAATTCCTGGATTTAAGATTGGGTGTACGGTGATTCAATGTCAGGTGTATCTAACCTGA